One Candidatus Binatia bacterium DNA window includes the following coding sequences:
- the selB gene encoding selenocysteine-specific translation factor yields the protein MPPIVGTAGHIDHGKTALVRALTGQDTDRLPEEKRRGISIDLGFASFACGDGTLVGVVDVPGHERLVRNMIAGAHGFDLVLLVVAADDGVMPQTREHCDVVRLLGVREIVVAITKTDLVPPSRVAEVERQVHDLFREVGAAPPPVVCVSSATGAGIPELRAFLESKVRSLDRPPDAGFFRLPVDRAFVVAGQGVVVTGTAVSGRVVTGDRLGVLPEGFEVRVREIQVHGSTVGEARAGQRVALRVSGADRRVLRRGQTVTACPTAEASSTFDVALVLLRNAPRPLRNHAGIRLHVGTADCLGKIVRIDGRDAIAPGEQALARVVLREPVAGFFGDRFVLREESARRTLGGGRLLRPAPARRPGPEEVRALRALEEAESLEERIRALVAASGGGPVSVSFVSTVFHLRPEGFLPRLAEAEGFCLLPAPGRPELVTTSHRVSELEKDVLAFLRAWHEENRLARGLDLEVLRGRLASGFSTAAFRALVESWERAGKVVREENLVRLPEHEVVLDERQRALAENVERVLREAGFSPPDARLLDEVLGTQDWKSLLPEIERQGRVVRVAPNLWYSAAAVEEARSLLEGYLEAHGQVTAATFRDLLGTSRKYAIALLEYFDRTGVTLRVGDVRKAKASRRR from the coding sequence ATGCCGCCCATCGTCGGGACGGCAGGGCACATCGACCACGGAAAAACGGCGCTCGTTCGCGCCCTGACCGGCCAGGACACGGATCGACTCCCCGAGGAAAAGCGGCGCGGGATCTCGATCGACCTCGGGTTCGCCTCCTTCGCCTGCGGAGACGGCACCCTCGTGGGCGTGGTCGACGTGCCGGGGCACGAGCGGCTCGTCCGGAACATGATCGCGGGTGCCCATGGCTTCGACCTCGTGCTGCTCGTCGTGGCCGCCGACGACGGCGTCATGCCGCAGACCCGGGAGCACTGCGACGTCGTCCGCCTGCTCGGCGTGCGCGAGATCGTGGTGGCCATCACCAAGACGGACCTGGTCCCGCCGTCGCGCGTGGCGGAGGTCGAGCGGCAGGTCCACGACCTTTTCCGGGAGGTCGGAGCCGCTCCCCCGCCGGTCGTGTGCGTCTCCTCGGCGACGGGAGCGGGAATTCCCGAGCTTCGTGCCTTTCTCGAATCGAAAGTCCGCTCTCTCGACCGCCCCCCGGATGCGGGGTTTTTCCGCCTCCCGGTCGATCGCGCCTTCGTCGTGGCCGGGCAGGGAGTCGTCGTGACGGGAACGGCCGTTTCGGGCCGGGTGGTGACGGGCGACCGACTCGGAGTACTTCCGGAAGGATTCGAGGTGCGTGTCCGCGAGATTCAGGTTCACGGATCCACCGTCGGGGAGGCTCGTGCGGGGCAGCGCGTGGCCCTGCGAGTGAGCGGGGCCGACCGCAGGGTCTTGCGGCGGGGGCAGACGGTCACCGCTTGCCCCACGGCGGAGGCGAGTTCCACCTTCGACGTCGCGCTGGTCCTTCTCCGGAACGCGCCGCGCCCCCTTCGGAACCACGCGGGCATTCGCCTTCACGTGGGAACGGCCGATTGCCTCGGAAAAATCGTCCGGATCGACGGACGAGACGCGATCGCGCCCGGCGAGCAAGCCTTGGCTCGGGTAGTCCTGCGCGAACCCGTCGCGGGTTTTTTCGGGGACCGCTTCGTCCTCCGGGAGGAATCGGCCCGGCGGACGTTGGGCGGGGGGCGGCTCTTGCGGCCGGCGCCCGCCCGGAGGCCCGGGCCGGAGGAGGTCCGAGCCCTCCGGGCTCTCGAGGAGGCCGAGAGTCTCGAGGAAAGGATCCGGGCTCTGGTGGCCGCGAGCGGCGGGGGACCGGTGAGCGTTTCTTTCGTTTCCACGGTCTTCCACTTGCGCCCCGAGGGCTTCCTCCCGCGACTCGCGGAAGCGGAGGGCTTCTGCCTCCTTCCTGCACCCGGGCGTCCCGAGCTCGTGACGACGTCCCACCGGGTCTCGGAACTGGAGAAAGACGTGCTGGCTTTCCTCCGCGCCTGGCACGAGGAAAATCGGCTCGCCCGCGGCCTCGACCTGGAAGTCTTGCGCGGGCGCTTGGCGTCCGGTTTTTCCACCGCCGCTTTCCGCGCCCTGGTCGAATCGTGGGAGCGCGCCGGGAAGGTGGTCCGGGAAGAAAACCTCGTGCGGCTTCCGGAGCACGAGGTCGTGCTCGACGAGCGGCAGCGGGCTCTGGCCGAAAACGTCGAGCGCGTCCTTCGAGAGGCGGGGTTTTCGCCGCCGGATGCCCGCCTTCTGGACGAGGTCCTCGGGACGCAGGACTGGAAGTCCCTCCTCCCCGAGATCGAGCGGCAGGGACGCGTCGTTCGCGTGGCACCGAATCTCTGGTATTCCGCGGCGGCCGTGGAAGAGGCCCGTTCGCTGCTCGAGGGCTACCTCGAGGCGCACGGGCAGGTCACGGCAGCCACCTTTCGCGACCTCTTGGGCACGAGCCGCAAATACGCGATCGCGTTGCTCGAGTACTTCGATCGCACGGGGGTCACGCTCCGAGTCGGTGACGTGCGCAAAGCCAAGGCAAGCCGGCGGCGGTGA
- the cstA gene encoding carbon starvation protein A, translating to MSASWILVGALVWYALAYRWYGGWLSRTLGVDPERKTPAHERYDGVDYVPAKNWVVLFGHHFSSICGAGPIIGPALAVAYWGWGPSLVWVLVGSVLLGAVADFTSLFVSVRSGGSSIPEIARPEISDRARLLFSWFIWLALVLVIAVFAIFSARTFLEQPDTVVPSWGLVPVALLVGHLLYRTRVPNLLATFVGLGLLVLALWAGSLVPVELPDLGWASAESIWILALLAYCFAASITPVQTLLQPRDYIASFVLFAAIGLGIASVFVSAPEMQQEALHSYFPSEWPGAGPLWPMLFVTIACGAISGFHSLVSSGTTCKQLANEAHACRVGYGGMLMEGLVGVLVVLCVGAGLSHEVLSRTLREGGPISAFSAGYGSLSFPILGDYGRVFAVMALNAFLLTTLDTATRIGRYLTEELFGVRNLFLSTGLVVAASGALALTGQWGRLWPAFGTSNQLIAALSLLVASCWLVRRGRPVAPTLVPALVMLVTTLAAFFYQLYRALQRPDWFLASVVAILIVLAVAVFREAVASLAGGLKAREASVAPG from the coding sequence GTGAGCGCGAGTTGGATCCTCGTCGGAGCGCTTGTGTGGTACGCGCTCGCGTACCGCTGGTACGGGGGCTGGCTTTCCCGCACCCTCGGGGTCGACCCCGAGCGCAAAACGCCCGCGCACGAACGGTACGACGGCGTCGACTACGTCCCCGCCAAGAACTGGGTCGTGCTTTTCGGCCACCACTTTTCTTCCATCTGCGGGGCCGGGCCGATCATCGGGCCCGCCCTCGCCGTCGCTTACTGGGGTTGGGGCCCCTCGCTCGTCTGGGTGCTGGTCGGCAGCGTTCTTCTCGGAGCCGTGGCGGATTTCACGAGCCTTTTCGTGAGCGTTCGCTCCGGGGGCTCGTCCATTCCCGAGATCGCCCGGCCGGAGATTTCGGACCGGGCGCGGCTGCTCTTTTCCTGGTTCATCTGGCTCGCGCTCGTGCTCGTCATCGCCGTCTTCGCGATTTTCTCGGCGCGCACGTTCCTCGAGCAACCCGACACGGTGGTCCCGTCCTGGGGGCTCGTGCCCGTGGCCCTTCTCGTGGGCCATTTGCTCTACCGGACGCGGGTCCCGAACTTGCTCGCGACGTTCGTCGGGCTCGGCCTCCTCGTTCTGGCGCTCTGGGCCGGCAGCCTCGTCCCGGTCGAGCTTCCCGACCTCGGGTGGGCGAGCGCCGAGTCGATCTGGATTCTCGCGCTCCTCGCGTACTGCTTCGCGGCTTCCATCACGCCGGTCCAGACCCTGCTGCAACCTCGCGACTACATCGCGAGCTTCGTGCTCTTCGCGGCGATCGGTCTCGGCATCGCCTCCGTTTTCGTCTCGGCACCCGAGATGCAGCAAGAGGCTCTGCATTCCTACTTCCCCTCCGAGTGGCCGGGAGCCGGGCCCCTCTGGCCCATGTTGTTCGTGACCATCGCCTGCGGCGCCATTTCCGGGTTCCACTCCCTGGTGTCCTCCGGTACCACCTGCAAGCAGCTCGCGAACGAAGCCCACGCCTGCCGGGTGGGCTACGGAGGGATGCTCATGGAAGGCCTCGTGGGCGTGCTCGTCGTTCTCTGCGTGGGCGCCGGACTGTCGCACGAGGTTCTCTCGCGCACCCTGCGCGAAGGCGGGCCCATCTCGGCTTTCAGCGCGGGCTACGGAAGCCTTTCTTTCCCCATCCTCGGGGACTACGGTCGCGTCTTCGCCGTCATGGCACTCAACGCGTTCCTCCTGACGACGCTCGACACCGCGACGCGGATCGGCCGCTACCTCACCGAGGAACTCTTCGGAGTCCGGAACCTTTTCCTCTCCACGGGGCTCGTCGTCGCCGCGAGTGGCGCTCTCGCGCTCACCGGACAGTGGGGGCGCCTCTGGCCGGCGTTCGGGACGTCGAACCAGCTCATCGCGGCCTTGAGCCTTCTCGTGGCGTCGTGCTGGCTGGTCCGGCGAGGGCGCCCGGTCGCCCCCACGCTCGTGCCCGCCCTCGTCATGCTGGTCACGACGCTGGCCGCTTTTTTCTACCAGCTCTACCGGGCGCTCCAGCGCCCGGACTGGTTCCTCGCTTCGGTCGTCGCGATCCTCATCGTGCTGGCCGTGGCCGTCTTCCGGGAGGCGGTGGCGAGTCTCGCGGGCGGGCTCAAGGCCCGCGAGGCGAGCGTCGCGCCCGGATAG
- a CDS encoding VWA domain-containing protein has translation MPRKLRPNWVETDSYDRAVFRRLLSDTPSLRTLVEKGSVLLPHFEGFVQDLFALTFKMNVVLYPPEEVRPSAGFYRTLLDRILSEAALGALREQTVLDEARAGLAALLLGERLFELVRSEKILGRGEMLDYWNLERQTAELEAREEERESALVVESAAPDAAKRQIQALGERLEREIEQSRRRLGHAARALEERARETISWQGQRIDAQVVRAWQEVAESFEEAEAWSRALGGRPSRSAADRVELGRRLARNPKIRRLSRMIGRMREQARALRRRMYERASEETFEVELGSSLDRLLPAELGLLRHGTFRRDFYRRLVEGRLLEYSIRARGEKGRGPMVVCLDGSSSMAGEKEIWSKAVTLTLLDVARRQRRRFRSICFSSADAPLEVFDLNRGGLYEPDLERILELAEYFPGGGTDFQRPLDAALECIRKEGFRKADVVLITDGECRVDKGWLDSFREAKRRLDFSVFSILIDVGPNSLATVREFSDRIATVRKLTDEDTREIFELL, from the coding sequence GTGCCGCGGAAGCTCCGACCGAACTGGGTCGAGACGGACTCGTACGACCGGGCGGTCTTCCGACGCCTTCTCTCCGATACTCCCTCTTTGCGCACCCTGGTGGAGAAAGGTTCGGTGTTGCTCCCGCACTTCGAAGGCTTCGTCCAGGACCTCTTCGCCCTCACGTTCAAGATGAACGTGGTGCTCTACCCGCCGGAAGAGGTGCGGCCGAGCGCGGGCTTTTACCGCACGTTGCTCGACAGGATCCTCTCCGAGGCGGCTCTCGGGGCCTTGCGAGAGCAGACCGTTCTCGACGAGGCGCGCGCGGGGCTGGCCGCCCTGCTCCTCGGGGAGAGGCTCTTCGAGCTCGTCCGCTCCGAGAAGATTCTCGGCCGCGGGGAAATGCTCGACTACTGGAATCTCGAGCGTCAGACCGCGGAGCTCGAAGCCCGGGAGGAGGAGAGGGAGAGCGCTCTCGTGGTCGAGAGTGCCGCTCCCGACGCCGCGAAACGGCAGATCCAGGCGCTCGGCGAGCGGCTGGAGAGAGAAATCGAACAGTCGCGACGGCGGCTCGGGCACGCGGCCAGGGCGCTCGAGGAGCGAGCCCGCGAGACGATTTCCTGGCAAGGGCAGCGGATCGATGCCCAGGTGGTCCGGGCTTGGCAAGAGGTCGCCGAGTCCTTCGAGGAAGCGGAAGCGTGGAGCCGGGCGCTCGGTGGCCGACCCTCACGTTCGGCGGCGGACCGCGTCGAGCTCGGACGCAGGCTCGCCCGGAATCCGAAGATCCGCAGGCTTTCCCGGATGATCGGCCGGATGAGGGAACAGGCGAGGGCGCTCCGTCGGCGGATGTACGAGCGGGCCAGCGAGGAGACGTTCGAAGTGGAGCTCGGGAGTTCGCTCGATCGTCTGCTGCCCGCCGAGCTCGGTTTGCTCCGACACGGAACGTTCCGGCGCGACTTCTACCGGCGGCTCGTCGAGGGACGGCTTCTCGAATATTCCATTCGCGCCCGGGGAGAGAAGGGGCGGGGGCCGATGGTGGTGTGTCTCGACGGTAGCTCGTCGATGGCCGGCGAGAAGGAAATCTGGTCGAAGGCCGTGACGCTCACGCTGCTCGACGTGGCTCGCCGGCAGAGGCGGCGCTTCCGGTCCATTTGTTTCTCCTCGGCGGACGCGCCCCTCGAGGTCTTCGACCTGAACCGGGGCGGGCTCTACGAACCCGACCTGGAGCGGATCCTCGAGCTCGCGGAGTATTTCCCCGGCGGCGGGACGGATTTCCAGAGGCCGCTCGATGCGGCCCTGGAGTGCATCCGCAAGGAAGGTTTTCGCAAGGCGGACGTGGTGCTCATCACGGACGGCGAGTGTCGCGTGGACAAGGGCTGGCTCGACTCTTTCCGCGAAGCCAAGCGGCGTCTCGACTTTTCCGTCTTTTCGATCCTCATCGACGTGGGTCCGAACTCGCTCGCCACCGTGCGCGAGTTCAGCGACCGGATCGCCACGGTGCGCAAGCTCACCGACGAGGACACACGGGAGATTTTCGAGCTCCTTTGA
- the gcvH-2 gene encoding glycine cleavage system H protein: protein MAKQRSKSSESPASGLLFSEDHTWVRLEGERAYIGLSDYAQRDLGEIIAAELPDVGERIEAGEPFGELESKRTVQELIAPVSGTVTAVNTEIESNPAIINEDPYDEGWLVEVELADEEELDELMGVDEYEEFVAEEDEEEEDEE from the coding sequence GTGGCGAAGCAGAGGAGCAAAAGTTCGGAGTCGCCGGCTTCCGGGCTTCTCTTCTCGGAAGACCACACCTGGGTACGCCTGGAGGGAGAAAGGGCTTACATCGGTCTCTCCGACTACGCGCAGAGGGACCTCGGCGAGATCATCGCCGCCGAGCTTCCCGACGTGGGGGAACGCATCGAGGCCGGAGAGCCTTTCGGGGAGCTCGAATCGAAACGTACGGTACAGGAGCTCATCGCCCCGGTGTCGGGGACGGTGACGGCGGTCAACACGGAAATCGAGAGCAACCCGGCCATCATCAACGAGGATCCGTACGACGAGGGATGGCTCGTCGAGGTCGAGCTCGCCGACGAAGAGGAGCTCGACGAACTGATGGGGGTCGACGAATACGAAGAGTTCGTGGCGGAAGAAGACGAGGAGGAAGAGGACGAGGAGTGA
- the pcm gene encoding protein-L-isoaspartate O-methyltransferase: protein MTEQEWKAARRLMVERDLRGRGVKDERVLAAMERVPRHRFVPPELRAHAYEDRALPIGHGQTISQPYIVALMTELLELRGGEKVLEVGTGSGYQAAVLAELGCEVYTVELVEPLGKAAKHRLEELGYDRVHVRIGDAYHGWPEAAPFDAAIFTAATPRVPEPILEQLSEGARIVAPLDEGAGYQTLVVGRKEGGRVSWSPVAGVAFVPMRGLVRTPEEN from the coding sequence GTGACGGAGCAGGAGTGGAAAGCCGCCCGGCGGCTCATGGTGGAGCGCGACCTCCGGGGCCGGGGGGTGAAGGACGAGCGCGTCCTCGCGGCCATGGAAAGGGTACCGAGACACCGCTTCGTGCCCCCCGAACTGAGGGCCCACGCCTACGAGGACCGGGCGCTGCCGATCGGACACGGCCAGACCATCTCGCAGCCCTACATCGTGGCGCTGATGACGGAACTCCTCGAGCTACGCGGAGGAGAAAAAGTGCTCGAGGTCGGGACGGGCTCGGGGTACCAGGCCGCGGTTCTCGCCGAACTGGGTTGCGAGGTGTACACGGTGGAGCTCGTCGAGCCGCTCGGGAAAGCGGCGAAGCACCGCCTCGAAGAGCTCGGTTACGACCGCGTGCACGTTCGCATCGGAGACGCGTACCACGGGTGGCCGGAAGCCGCGCCTTTCGACGCCGCCATCTTCACGGCGGCCACGCCCAGGGTCCCCGAGCCGATCCTCGAGCAGCTCTCGGAAGGAGCCCGGATCGTGGCACCTCTGGACGAGGGAGCAGGCTACCAGACACTCGTCGTCGGAAGAAAGGAAGGAGGACGTGTCTCGTGGAGCCCGGTGGCCGGCGTGGCCTTCGTGCCCATGCGCGGGCTCGTCCGAACCCCGGAGGAGAACTAA
- the eno gene encoding enolase, whose amino-acid sequence MTIRDIRARQILDSRGNPTIEVDVLLSDGTLGRAAVPSGASTGTHEALELRDGGKAFGGKGVGKAVANVRGTIARALRGRDAREQEAIDRLLCELDGTPNKKRLGANAILGVSLAVARAAAASSGKPLYRYLSTRRVGKLPVPLFNILNGGAHADNPLDFQEFLVVPVGARTFAQAVRMGSEVFHSLRQVLRRRKLSTGIGDEGGFAPEISSNEKAATLVVEAIERAGYEPGKEIALALDVAATELQQGGAYVFGKSTGRRYTSHQMAALYRRWCAKYPILSIEDGLGEDDWEGWEELTRSLGREVQLVGDDLFVTNPRRLREGIERGVANAILVKPNQIGTLTETLETIRLARDAGYATILSHRSGETNDSFIADLAVAVDAGQIKSGSPCRGERVAKYNRLLRIEEELGGSARYAGRSPFRR is encoded by the coding sequence GTGACGATCCGCGACATCCGTGCCAGGCAGATTCTCGACTCCCGGGGCAACCCCACGATCGAGGTGGACGTTCTTTTGAGCGACGGGACACTGGGGCGTGCCGCCGTACCGTCCGGCGCTTCCACGGGAACCCACGAGGCGCTCGAACTCCGCGACGGCGGGAAGGCCTTCGGGGGGAAGGGGGTCGGCAAAGCCGTGGCCAACGTCCGCGGCACGATCGCGCGGGCGCTTCGCGGCCGGGATGCACGCGAGCAGGAGGCGATCGACCGGCTGCTGTGCGAACTCGACGGAACGCCGAACAAAAAAAGGCTCGGTGCCAACGCCATCCTCGGCGTGTCGCTCGCCGTGGCGAGGGCCGCGGCCGCCTCCTCCGGAAAGCCCCTCTACCGCTATCTCTCGACCCGACGAGTCGGGAAGTTGCCGGTGCCGCTGTTCAACATCCTGAACGGCGGCGCGCACGCGGACAACCCGCTCGACTTCCAGGAGTTCCTGGTGGTTCCGGTCGGCGCCCGGACGTTCGCCCAGGCGGTCCGGATGGGCTCGGAGGTTTTCCATTCCCTGCGGCAGGTGCTCCGCCGGAGAAAGCTCTCCACGGGAATCGGCGACGAAGGCGGCTTCGCCCCCGAGATTTCCTCGAACGAGAAGGCGGCCACCCTGGTGGTCGAAGCCATCGAGCGTGCCGGATACGAGCCGGGCAAGGAGATCGCCCTGGCTCTCGACGTCGCGGCCACCGAACTGCAGCAAGGGGGGGCGTACGTGTTCGGGAAGTCCACGGGCCGTCGCTACACCTCCCACCAGATGGCCGCTCTCTACCGCCGCTGGTGCGCGAAATATCCGATTCTCTCCATCGAGGACGGGCTCGGCGAGGACGACTGGGAGGGTTGGGAGGAGCTCACGCGTTCGCTCGGGCGCGAGGTCCAGCTCGTGGGGGACGACCTCTTCGTTACGAACCCGCGGCGCCTGCGAGAGGGCATCGAGCGGGGAGTGGCCAACGCCATTCTCGTCAAACCGAACCAGATCGGAACGCTGACGGAGACCCTGGAAACGATCCGACTCGCTCGCGACGCCGGCTACGCTACCATCCTCTCCCATCGCTCCGGAGAAACCAACGACAGCTTCATCGCCGACCTGGCAGTCGCGGTGGATGCGGGGCAGATCAAAAGCGGGAGTCCCTGCCGCGGCGAGCGCGTCGCCAAATACAACAGGCTTCTCCGCATCGAAGAAGAGCTCGGGGGAAGTGCCCGCTACGCGGGGCGGAGCCCGTTTCGCCGATAA
- the anmK gene encoding anhydro-N-acetylmuramic acid kinase yields MSRAKTVALGVMSGTSADGITAALVELRRRRNGYRATLLASRTDPYPGTVRRTLLEAAEGKSIPASRWSELHTRLGIEFAKTAGRLLRATGREVDVVGSHGHTVFHGPPGSGLSRPPSTWQIGEPTFLAFLTGAWTVADFRVADLVAGGQGAPLAPYAHALLFRHARRTRAIQNLGGIANVTVLPPASATAPVLAFDTGPGNMVVDALVRRFSRGRKRFDRGGRMAARGRVCEELLEEFLDDAYFRKRPPKSTGRERFGRAFVEKFLRRARAARLGPEDTVATATALTARSIALAYRRFVLPAAELEAVYLCGGGSYNGTLVRMLEAELRGIPVRRTDALGIPADAVEAVAFAVLACETLAGRPGNLPSVTGARQPVLLGKLVPPPSPRRR; encoded by the coding sequence GTGAGTAGGGCGAAGACGGTCGCGCTCGGCGTCATGTCCGGAACTTCGGCGGACGGGATCACCGCGGCGCTCGTGGAACTCCGGCGGAGGCGGAACGGGTACCGTGCCACACTGCTCGCGTCGCGGACCGACCCCTACCCCGGCACGGTGCGTCGGACCCTCCTCGAGGCCGCCGAGGGGAAGTCCATCCCCGCCTCGCGGTGGAGCGAACTCCACACCCGGCTCGGGATCGAGTTCGCGAAGACGGCCGGCCGCCTCCTCCGGGCGACGGGACGAGAAGTCGACGTGGTGGGTTCTCACGGCCACACGGTGTTCCACGGCCCGCCCGGAAGCGGTCTTTCCCGACCGCCCTCGACGTGGCAGATCGGCGAGCCCACCTTCCTCGCTTTCCTTACCGGAGCGTGGACCGTCGCCGACTTCCGGGTCGCCGACCTCGTCGCCGGGGGTCAGGGTGCCCCCCTCGCACCTTACGCCCACGCCCTCCTTTTCCGGCACGCGCGGCGGACCCGCGCCATCCAGAACCTCGGCGGCATCGCCAACGTCACCGTGCTTCCGCCCGCTTCGGCCACCGCGCCGGTCCTCGCCTTCGACACGGGTCCGGGAAACATGGTGGTGGACGCGCTCGTGCGCCGTTTCTCGCGGGGTCGAAAACGGTTCGACCGCGGCGGGCGGATGGCCGCCCGTGGCCGGGTGTGCGAGGAGCTCCTCGAGGAGTTCCTCGACGATGCCTACTTCCGCAAGCGGCCCCCCAAGTCCACGGGAAGGGAACGATTCGGTCGCGCCTTCGTGGAGAAGTTCCTTCGCCGGGCACGGGCGGCGCGACTCGGACCCGAGGACACCGTGGCGACCGCGACGGCTCTCACCGCCCGGTCCATCGCCCTCGCCTACCGCCGATTCGTTTTGCCCGCCGCCGAACTCGAAGCCGTCTACCTCTGCGGTGGGGGGAGCTACAACGGGACGCTCGTCCGCATGCTCGAGGCGGAACTCCGGGGGATCCCCGTACGCCGAACCGACGCGCTCGGGATCCCGGCGGACGCCGTGGAGGCCGTCGCCTTCGCCGTCCTCGCTTGCGAGACCTTGGCTGGCCGGCCGGGCAACCTGCCCTCGGTGACCGGAGCCAGGCAGCCCGTGCTTCTCGGGAAGCTCGTGCCGCCGCCTTCGCCTAGGCGACGCTGA
- a CDS encoding patatin gives MGITIVQKSDLNQKKKNPKVALVLAGGAVTGGAFKLGGLKALDDFLVNRKTTEFDTYVGLSAGAFLAAPLAAGVSPAEMLRSLQGRSQQFSQLRPRDFYHPNLGEFVERPLAFVRDVLLYFPGIVWDLLGEAPDLIRRLRRPLESMLAAPRSEALNEVLHALGEALARCRGFPFALDYLPSGIFDNSSLEAFLRENLERNGIANDFRELYRATGRELYISAMNLDTAERVVFGHDEDVSLTISEAVQASTALPGFYKPARIRGVDYVDGGVRRTANLDVAIEHGADLIICYNPFRPFSNRVRRRFNKARNRWEVEGKPLADGGILTVLNQVLRTLLHSRLQYGLRQYQDDPNFQGDIIVIEPKETDLQFFRMNVLAFWHRLRAAQHGYLSVTDSLDQNFDLLKRILESYGILMTRKAARTAVDRLRDEELEQSADVLLEDVPRRNLSVA, from the coding sequence GTGGGCATCACGATCGTTCAGAAAAGCGACCTGAACCAGAAGAAGAAAAACCCGAAGGTCGCTCTGGTGTTGGCGGGTGGGGCGGTCACCGGGGGGGCCTTCAAGCTCGGCGGGCTCAAGGCTCTCGACGATTTTCTCGTCAATCGAAAGACGACCGAGTTCGACACCTACGTGGGCCTGAGCGCCGGCGCGTTCCTGGCGGCGCCGCTGGCCGCCGGCGTCTCGCCCGCCGAGATGCTTCGCAGTCTCCAGGGACGCTCGCAGCAGTTCTCGCAGCTACGTCCCCGGGACTTCTACCACCCGAACCTCGGAGAGTTCGTCGAACGACCCCTCGCCTTCGTGCGCGACGTGCTCCTCTACTTCCCGGGCATCGTCTGGGACCTCCTCGGGGAAGCCCCCGATCTGATCCGCCGACTCCGGCGGCCGCTCGAGTCCATGCTGGCGGCGCCGCGGAGCGAAGCCCTGAACGAGGTGCTCCACGCCCTCGGGGAAGCGCTCGCACGTTGTCGTGGTTTTCCCTTCGCGCTCGACTACCTGCCCTCGGGAATTTTCGACAACTCGTCGCTCGAAGCTTTCCTCAGGGAAAACCTCGAGCGAAACGGGATCGCGAACGACTTCCGCGAGCTCTACCGCGCCACGGGCCGCGAACTCTACATCTCCGCGATGAACCTCGACACCGCCGAGCGCGTCGTTTTCGGCCACGACGAGGACGTGAGCCTCACGATTTCGGAAGCCGTGCAGGCGTCCACGGCGCTGCCCGGCTTCTACAAACCGGCGCGCATCCGCGGCGTCGACTACGTCGACGGCGGCGTACGGCGGACCGCCAATCTCGACGTGGCGATCGAGCACGGGGCGGACCTGATCATCTGCTACAACCCGTTTCGCCCCTTCTCGAACCGGGTCCGGCGACGTTTCAACAAGGCCCGCAACCGTTGGGAAGTGGAAGGCAAGCCGCTCGCGGACGGGGGGATCTTGACGGTCCTCAACCAGGTCCTGCGGACGCTTTTGCATTCCCGGCTCCAGTACGGTCTCCGGCAGTACCAGGACGACCCGAACTTCCAGGGCGACATCATCGTCATCGAACCCAAAGAGACGGACCTCCAGTTCTTCCGGATGAACGTGCTCGCTTTCTGGCACCGCCTGCGGGCCGCGCAGCACGGCTACCTTTCGGTGACCGACTCGCTCGACCAGAACTTCGACCTGCTCAAGCGGATCCTCGAGAGCTACGGCATTCTCATGACCCGCAAAGCCGCGCGCACCGCGGTCGACCGGCTCCGGGACGAGGAGCTCGAACAGTCCGCCGACGTGCTGCTCGAGGACGTCCCCCGGCGTAACCTCAGCGTCGCCTAG
- the nuoA1 gene encoding NADH-quinone oxidoreductase subunit A 1 — protein sequence MTRQYVPVLVMMAMAGALVGSMLWLGHVLGPKSSSRVKGEAFECGNPPSGTAWGRFTVRFYMVAILFLLFDVEIVFLYPWAVAFRELGWFGFVEVFVFLALLGAGLVYVWRKGALEGY from the coding sequence ATGACTCGACAGTACGTGCCCGTCCTCGTGATGATGGCCATGGCTGGAGCCCTGGTAGGAAGCATGCTCTGGCTCGGTCACGTGCTCGGGCCCAAGTCCAGTTCCCGGGTGAAGGGAGAGGCCTTCGAGTGCGGCAACCCGCCGAGCGGAACGGCATGGGGAAGGTTCACGGTACGGTTCTACATGGTCGCGATCCTCTTCCTGCTCTTCGACGTGGAGATCGTCTTTCTCTACCCGTGGGCGGTCGCGTTCCGAGAACTCGGCTGGTTCGGGTTCGTCGAAGTCTTCGTGTTCCTCGCCCTGCTCGGGGCCGGGCTCGTCTACGTCTGGCGAAAGGGTGCCCTCGAAGGGTACTGA